A stretch of Myxococcus hansupus DNA encodes these proteins:
- a CDS encoding nucleotidyltransferase family protein — protein MPEGTGALHALLRAWPEVPACAAPEGSEADGLVRAAVGHGLVGFVDHAVSRAGWVLPEAARTSLRRESLGNAARVLRVKTLLLRSLEALASVGQVPVLLKGYGLALRLYPDPLQRATTDVDLLVGRADVGAAVQALARVGLSARGDDGARHGEEDSHHLELEGPMGLVELHFRALAGWGEALEGDALLARAETGVVDGRAVRWLRPEDEAVYLALHASNHALQRLAWLFDLKLLALSEARLDWRTVVERARGTAFPHAVWYAWDAARRLFSAPVPDEVLEALAPPRWQQVLARRFFSDARLLGASLLDSRAGWMAAKLLLAPRMGSVARYGVRRARNAVRARWRRP, from the coding sequence ATGCCCGAGGGCACGGGCGCGCTTCACGCGCTGCTGCGGGCGTGGCCGGAGGTTCCGGCGTGCGCTGCTCCGGAGGGCTCGGAGGCGGACGGACTCGTCCGCGCGGCGGTGGGGCACGGGCTGGTGGGCTTCGTGGACCATGCCGTGTCCCGTGCGGGCTGGGTGTTGCCGGAGGCCGCGAGGACATCCCTGCGCAGGGAGTCCCTGGGGAACGCGGCGCGGGTGCTGCGGGTGAAGACGCTGCTGCTGCGGAGCCTGGAGGCGTTGGCATCCGTGGGGCAGGTGCCGGTGCTGCTCAAGGGGTATGGGCTGGCGCTGCGGCTGTATCCGGACCCGCTGCAGCGAGCGACCACGGATGTGGATCTGCTCGTGGGCCGTGCGGACGTCGGCGCCGCGGTGCAGGCGCTGGCCCGCGTGGGGCTGTCGGCACGGGGGGACGACGGCGCTCGTCATGGCGAGGAGGACTCCCACCACCTGGAGCTCGAAGGGCCGATGGGGCTGGTGGAGCTGCACTTCCGTGCGCTCGCGGGTTGGGGCGAGGCGCTGGAGGGGGACGCGCTGCTGGCGCGCGCGGAGACAGGGGTGGTGGACGGGCGCGCCGTGCGGTGGCTGCGGCCCGAGGACGAAGCCGTGTACCTGGCGCTGCATGCGAGCAACCACGCGTTGCAGCGGCTGGCGTGGCTCTTCGACTTGAAGTTGCTGGCGCTGTCGGAGGCCCGGCTGGACTGGCGGACCGTGGTGGAGCGGGCCCGTGGCACGGCGTTCCCGCATGCCGTCTGGTACGCGTGGGATGCGGCGCGGCGGCTGTTCTCGGCGCCCGTTCCGGATGAGGTGCTGGAGGCGCTGGCGCCGCCGCGCTGGCAGCAGGTGCTCGCGCGGCGCTTCTTCTCCGACGCGAGACTCCTGGGGGCATCGCTCCTGGACAGCCGCGCCGGATGGATGGCGGCGAAGCTGCTGCTGGCGCCACGGATGGGCTCCGTGGCCCGGTACGGCGTCCGGCGCGCGCGGAATGCCGTACGGGCGAGATGGCGGCGCCCCTGA
- a CDS encoding MraY family glycosyltransferase codes for MITLFVAFFVSLMVALVLTRFVRDQAQAWGWLDQANSSRKVHVRPIPRLGGVGIVGGFFAPLCALFLVDSGVGHHFRSHTDLVAGLFLGGAVIVALGLYDDLRGAGARLKFTVQFAVAFGLYAMGFRIDVIANPFGPELVLGALSLPFTVLWVVGVINALNLIDGLDGLAGGVAFFGVSTNFLLALARGDVLLALLMAALAGAILGFLVFNFNPASIFMGDTGSMFLGFVLAAVSIKTSTKSGTAVAMLVPVMALGLPIMDTLLAMVRRSLMGRPMFSADREHIHHRLMSRMVLSHRSTVLVLYAVCGLFGLVALALNYANSAESAMLLCCVGALIVLLMRRLGYLDLHRAKNMHQMRQRNLWLRTMVKDVTRAVRASGSLEAVWNGVRPLADALGLSRQELRFQRVLETGLSDGIVFEAQRPSGPGVPFEVSIAIKDGGEVLGAMLLVWRDGRSSINRDEELALEQVADAVAESAARLRPRVSVEPGRLVALRK; via the coding sequence ATGATTACGCTTTTCGTCGCCTTCTTCGTCTCGCTGATGGTGGCACTGGTGCTCACGCGGTTCGTGCGCGACCAGGCCCAGGCGTGGGGATGGCTGGACCAGGCGAACTCCAGCCGGAAGGTGCACGTGCGGCCCATTCCCCGTCTGGGCGGGGTGGGCATCGTCGGTGGTTTCTTCGCGCCGCTGTGTGCGTTGTTCCTGGTGGACTCGGGCGTGGGCCACCACTTCCGTTCGCACACGGACCTGGTGGCGGGCCTCTTCCTGGGCGGCGCGGTGATTGTGGCGCTGGGCCTCTACGACGACCTTCGGGGCGCGGGGGCGCGGCTGAAGTTCACCGTCCAGTTCGCGGTGGCGTTCGGGCTGTATGCGATGGGATTTCGCATCGACGTCATCGCCAATCCCTTCGGACCGGAGCTGGTGCTGGGGGCCTTGAGTCTGCCCTTCACCGTGCTGTGGGTGGTGGGCGTCATCAACGCGCTCAACCTCATCGATGGCCTGGATGGACTCGCGGGTGGCGTGGCCTTCTTCGGCGTCAGCACCAACTTCCTGCTGGCGCTCGCGCGCGGCGACGTCCTGCTGGCGCTGCTGATGGCGGCGCTGGCGGGGGCCATCCTCGGGTTCCTCGTCTTCAATTTCAACCCGGCCTCCATCTTCATGGGGGACACGGGGAGCATGTTCCTGGGCTTCGTGCTGGCGGCGGTGTCCATCAAGACGAGCACCAAGAGCGGCACGGCGGTGGCCATGCTGGTTCCGGTGATGGCGCTGGGCCTGCCCATCATGGACACGCTGCTGGCCATGGTGCGGCGCTCGCTCATGGGACGGCCGATGTTCAGCGCGGACCGTGAGCACATCCATCACCGGTTGATGAGCCGGATGGTGCTCAGCCACCGCTCCACGGTGTTGGTGCTGTATGCCGTGTGTGGACTCTTCGGGCTGGTGGCGCTGGCCCTGAACTACGCCAACAGCGCGGAGAGCGCGATGCTCCTGTGCTGCGTGGGCGCGCTCATCGTGTTGCTGATGCGCCGGCTGGGCTACCTGGACCTGCACCGCGCGAAGAACATGCACCAGATGCGTCAGCGCAACCTGTGGCTGCGGACGATGGTGAAGGACGTCACCCGGGCCGTTCGGGCCTCGGGGTCGCTGGAGGCCGTGTGGAACGGCGTGCGCCCCCTAGCGGACGCCCTGGGCCTGTCGCGCCAGGAGCTGCGCTTCCAGCGCGTCCTCGAGACGGGGCTCTCCGACGGCATTGTCTTCGAGGCCCAGCGACCCTCGGGGCCGGGCGTGCCCTTCGAGGTCAGCATCGCCATCAAGGATGGCGGTGAGGTGCTGGGCGCCATGCTGCTGGTGTGGCGCGATGGCCGGTCCTCCATCAATCGCGACGAGGAGCTGGCGCTGGAGCAGGTCGCGGACGCGGTGGCGGAGAGCGCCGCGCGCCTGCGTCCCCGTGTGAGCGTGGAGCCCGGCCGTCTCGTCGCGTTGAGGAAGTGA
- a CDS encoding acyltransferase family protein: MLRSLLAMSAPSSPTLQACLDSRRNNLDALRFAAAAGVLFSHAFPLGEGTGTKEPLEALTQGQLSLGRLSVAVFLIISGVLITRSWERTPDAVRFTWARVLRIFPGLGLMLVLTTLVLGPAFTRLPLGDYFAAPDTALYLPRNFTLHWLQWHLPGVFETNPYPNAINGSLWTLKYEVGFYLLTLALGLAGLLRKGMVALGLVGAATATFVTGRLGFWPELYLYFGGGAALYLWRARVRMNPWIAVACAVGWLVTARLGGGCRIATGLLGGYVVLYLAFLPLGPLADFGRRGDLSYGLYLYAFPVQQVVSALLGPTAWWVNAAVAFPCVVLLAALSWRWVEKPALRRKDRPPAWALRAGSAITARPLTPRPGNESR; this comes from the coding sequence ATGCTCCGGTCCCTCCTCGCCATGTCCGCCCCCTCCTCCCCCACGTTGCAGGCGTGCCTCGACTCCCGCCGCAACAACCTGGACGCCCTGCGCTTCGCGGCGGCGGCGGGGGTGCTGTTCAGCCACGCCTTCCCGCTGGGAGAAGGCACGGGGACGAAAGAGCCCCTGGAGGCGCTCACCCAGGGGCAACTGTCCCTGGGGCGGCTGAGCGTGGCGGTGTTCCTCATCATCAGCGGGGTGCTCATCACCCGGAGCTGGGAGCGGACCCCCGACGCGGTGCGCTTCACGTGGGCGCGCGTGCTGCGCATCTTCCCGGGGCTCGGGCTGATGCTGGTGCTGACGACGCTGGTGCTCGGCCCCGCCTTCACCCGCCTGCCGCTGGGGGACTACTTCGCGGCGCCGGACACCGCCCTGTACCTGCCGCGCAACTTCACGCTGCACTGGCTCCAGTGGCACCTGCCCGGCGTCTTCGAAACCAATCCCTACCCCAACGCCATCAACGGCTCGCTGTGGACCTTGAAGTACGAGGTCGGCTTCTACCTGCTGACGCTGGCGCTGGGCCTCGCGGGCCTGCTGCGCAAGGGCATGGTGGCTCTGGGCCTCGTGGGGGCGGCGACGGCCACCTTCGTGACAGGACGCCTGGGCTTCTGGCCGGAGCTGTACCTGTACTTCGGCGGCGGCGCGGCGCTGTACCTGTGGCGCGCGCGCGTGCGCATGAACCCGTGGATCGCCGTGGCGTGTGCGGTGGGGTGGCTCGTCACGGCCCGGCTCGGCGGCGGCTGCCGCATCGCCACCGGGCTGCTGGGCGGGTACGTGGTGCTGTACCTCGCCTTCCTGCCCTTGGGGCCGCTGGCGGACTTCGGCCGCCGGGGCGACCTCTCCTACGGCCTCTATCTCTACGCCTTCCCCGTCCAGCAGGTCGTCTCCGCGCTGCTGGGCCCCACCGCGTGGTGGGTGAACGCGGCGGTGGCCTTCCCGTGCGTGGTGCTGCTCGCGGCGCTGTCGTGGCGGTGGGTGGAGAAGCCCGCCTTGCGCCGCAAGGACCGGCCCCCCGCGTGGGCGCTCCGCGCTGGGTCCGCCATCACGGCGCGTCCGCTGACACCGCGTCCAGGGAATGAATCGCGCTGA
- a CDS encoding LTA synthase family protein — protein sequence MARRPRIPQTLFFQKPRSNLWPLVGVILASMVLVGAMELTIAVFSSTGLESITQRNGLSMLLSVGVVAAVMSVLWALTNRLGISLALVASGMLFSLTLHIRKVQLIDRPLMPWDFLEWRQVTSLAPTLVPGGGALAAIGSGLLMVAVLGLMARGVARGQPRYPLPKAGRRNVALVSLAYLLVIIFQQHLPIRRAFNRFGIYHQVWDQRSNFQMNGLTLMMLWNWEGLRLEPGGEYSQAQVHAALGSNPAWVPTAPEAPVDVVIIMAESLWDPTRLGVSFSEDPLPYLRSLMQDHSSGQLVSPAFGGGTANAEFELLTGMSSSFAPEGSVPYQHYVLKPVDALPSLFRRAGYRTVAIHPFHSFYWSRDVVYPLLGFDSFQSLTDFPSPRLEGPWVSDEEVVDRILQELADERQPRFLMAVTMSTHGPYNLPLTGEEKIDVLGDRLSADSRLLLKNYVHKLRQADKAMERLLTQLASRKRKTLVVVFGDHLPMLGSDYAAYREAGFFHDPWTDAQRERMAEVPVVLWTNFAAPREDLHLSISMLPPRILELAGLPLPGFFAFVSEMSTVLPVVRGDLLRSAKGEYLPVDKKDAGTPAPGSWEDWLRRYRLLTYDRLAGDNFSAIHSLDAVSADAP from the coding sequence TTGGCACGCCGTCCTAGGATTCCCCAAACCCTCTTCTTCCAGAAGCCGCGCTCCAACCTGTGGCCGTTGGTGGGTGTCATCCTGGCGTCGATGGTGCTCGTGGGCGCCATGGAGTTGACCATCGCGGTCTTCTCCTCGACGGGGCTCGAAAGCATCACCCAGCGCAACGGCTTGTCCATGCTCCTCAGCGTGGGCGTCGTCGCGGCGGTGATGAGCGTGCTGTGGGCGCTCACCAACCGGCTGGGCATCTCACTGGCCCTGGTGGCGTCGGGGATGCTGTTCTCGCTGACGCTCCACATCCGGAAGGTGCAGCTCATCGACCGGCCGCTGATGCCCTGGGACTTCCTGGAGTGGCGGCAGGTGACGTCGCTGGCGCCCACGCTGGTGCCGGGTGGCGGCGCCCTCGCCGCCATCGGCTCCGGGCTGCTCATGGTGGCCGTGCTGGGCCTCATGGCGCGCGGGGTGGCGCGAGGGCAGCCGCGGTATCCGTTGCCCAAGGCCGGGCGCCGCAACGTGGCGCTGGTCTCCCTGGCGTATCTGCTGGTCATCATCTTCCAGCAGCACCTGCCCATCCGGCGCGCCTTCAACCGCTTCGGCATCTACCACCAGGTGTGGGACCAGCGGTCCAACTTCCAGATGAACGGGCTCACGCTGATGATGCTCTGGAACTGGGAGGGGCTGCGGCTGGAGCCGGGCGGGGAGTACTCCCAGGCCCAGGTCCACGCGGCGCTGGGAAGCAATCCGGCGTGGGTGCCGACCGCGCCCGAAGCGCCCGTCGACGTCGTCATCATCATGGCGGAGTCCCTCTGGGACCCGACGCGGCTGGGCGTCTCGTTCAGCGAGGACCCGCTGCCCTACCTGCGCTCGCTCATGCAGGACCACAGCTCGGGCCAGCTCGTCAGCCCGGCCTTCGGTGGCGGCACGGCCAACGCCGAGTTCGAGCTGCTCACGGGCATGTCCTCGTCCTTTGCGCCCGAGGGCTCGGTGCCCTACCAGCATTACGTGTTGAAGCCGGTGGACGCGCTGCCGTCGCTGTTCCGGCGCGCGGGTTACCGCACCGTGGCCATCCACCCGTTCCATTCCTTCTATTGGAGCCGGGACGTGGTGTACCCGCTGCTGGGCTTCGATTCGTTCCAGTCGCTCACCGACTTTCCGTCGCCGCGGCTCGAAGGGCCCTGGGTGTCCGACGAGGAGGTCGTCGACCGCATCCTCCAGGAGCTCGCCGACGAGCGGCAGCCGCGCTTCCTCATGGCCGTGACGATGTCCACCCACGGCCCCTACAACCTGCCCCTCACGGGGGAGGAGAAGATTGACGTCCTGGGCGACCGGCTTTCGGCGGACAGCCGGCTGCTGCTGAAGAACTACGTGCACAAGCTGCGGCAGGCGGACAAGGCGATGGAGCGGCTGCTGACGCAGTTGGCGTCACGCAAGCGCAAGACGCTGGTCGTCGTCTTCGGTGACCACCTGCCGATGCTGGGCTCGGATTACGCGGCCTACCGGGAGGCGGGTTTCTTTCATGACCCGTGGACGGACGCGCAGCGCGAGCGCATGGCCGAGGTCCCCGTCGTCCTCTGGACGAACTTCGCCGCGCCCCGGGAGGACCTCCACCTGAGCATCAGCATGCTCCCGCCGCGCATCCTCGAGCTGGCCGGGCTGCCGCTTCCGGGCTTCTTCGCCTTCGTCTCGGAGATGTCCACGGTGCTGCCCGTGGTCCGAGGCGACCTGCTGCGCTCCGCCAAGGGGGAGTACCTGCCCGTGGACAAGAAGGACGCGGGGACGCCCGCACCGGGCTCCTGGGAGGACTGGCTGCGTCGCTACCGCCTGCTCACGTATGACCGGCTCGCGGGCGACAACTTCAGCGCGATTCATTCCCTGGACGCGGTGTCAGCGGACGCGCCGTGA
- a CDS encoding ROK family protein gives MRESNTAEPGRRKAKGRSTEECWGGVDLGGTKIEAVVVDRAGSVLGKMRHPTPSDGEPGDVVRAVHETLEEAARAAGTTPRQLLGVGVGAPGAVNANEGTLGHVSNVGRGWSTPYPVAGDLSARAGCPVVLGNDVQVAVAAEYRLGAGRPYRSLLGVWWGTGVGGGLVLDGVPWRGRGAAGEVGHMVVKLGGARCGCGRRGCLEAYAGRASMERRAHKAVRRGEKTDLFDLMRKKGRSRLTSSIWARALAQEDALATWLIDRAVRMLGAGLASAINLLDVEAVVLGGGLGTRLGPEYASRIHEAMRPHIFVPERQPPVCVAELGELSGAIGAALLAQPPMK, from the coding sequence ATGCGGGAGTCGAACACGGCGGAGCCAGGACGCAGGAAGGCGAAGGGCCGGAGCACCGAGGAGTGCTGGGGCGGGGTTGACCTGGGGGGCACGAAAATCGAGGCCGTGGTGGTGGACCGGGCCGGCTCCGTCCTGGGGAAGATGCGCCACCCCACGCCCTCCGACGGCGAGCCCGGTGACGTGGTACGGGCGGTCCACGAGACGCTGGAGGAGGCCGCGCGCGCCGCGGGAACGACGCCCCGGCAGCTCCTGGGCGTGGGCGTGGGAGCACCCGGCGCGGTGAACGCGAACGAGGGCACCCTGGGCCATGTCAGCAACGTGGGGCGGGGGTGGAGCACGCCGTACCCCGTCGCCGGGGACTTGAGCGCGCGGGCGGGATGCCCCGTGGTGCTGGGCAACGACGTCCAGGTGGCCGTGGCCGCGGAGTACCGGCTGGGCGCGGGGCGGCCCTACCGCTCGCTGCTGGGCGTCTGGTGGGGGACGGGCGTGGGCGGCGGCCTGGTGCTGGACGGCGTGCCCTGGCGAGGGCGCGGCGCCGCGGGCGAGGTGGGGCACATGGTGGTGAAGCTCGGCGGCGCCCGGTGCGGGTGCGGCCGGCGCGGGTGTCTGGAGGCCTACGCGGGCCGCGCGTCCATGGAGCGCCGGGCGCACAAGGCCGTGCGCCGGGGTGAGAAGACGGACCTCTTCGACTTGATGCGGAAGAAGGGCCGCTCCCGGCTGACGAGCAGCATCTGGGCCCGGGCGCTGGCGCAGGAGGACGCGCTGGCCACCTGGCTCATCGACCGCGCGGTGCGGATGCTCGGCGCGGGGCTCGCCTCCGCCATCAACCTGCTGGACGTGGAGGCCGTGGTGCTCGGCGGTGGGTTGGGGACGCGCCTGGGTCCCGAGTACGCCAGCCGCATCCACGAAGCCATGCGGCCGCACATCTTCGTCCCGGAGCGCCAGCCGCCCGTGTGTGTCGCCGAGCTGGGCGAACTTTCCGGTGCCATTGGCGCCGCGCTGTTGGCTCAGCCTCCGATGAAATGA